ATTAGTGAAGAAGCAAGCTGAAAAAGAAGGATTGGACAAAATATTTGTAAAATCAGGCTTTCAATGGCGTCATTCTGGATGTTCCATGTGTTTAGGTATGAATAATGATCAACTTAAACCATATGAAAGATGCGCATCTACTAGTAACAGAAATTTTGAAGGTCGACAAGGAAAAAATGGGCGAACACATCTAGTAAGTCCATGGATGGCAGCTAATATTGCATTATATGGAAAATTTGTCGATATTAATTAACAATTAAAATAACTGGAAAAAATTTTACACGATAAAATAATATGAAAAAATTTATAAAACATAGTGGTAAGATTGTACCAATAGCTGCCTCAAATATAGATACAGATATTATTATTCCTAAACAATTTTTACAAAAAATTAATAAAATTGGATTTGGTAAATATCTATTTTATAATTGGAGATTTTTAGATTTAGAAGGAAAAATAAAAAATAAAAAGTTTATTTTAAATAATAAAATTTATAAAAATTCTAGTATCTTATTAACTCGAAAGAATTTTGGTTGCGGTTCTTCACGAGAACATGCGGTATGGGCATTAATGGATTATGGTTTTAAAGTGATTATAGCTAATAGTTTTTCAGATATTTTTTATAATAATAGTTTAAGTAATCGTTTATTATTAATTACTTTATCTGAAAAAATTATTGATATGTTATTTGCGATAATAAACGAAAAAAAAAATATTATAGGACATATTGATTTATTACAGAAAAAAATTATTATTGAAAAAAAAATTATTAGTTTTAATATGAGTAAACCACAAATCAGGTCAGTTATTTCTGGATTAGACCAAATAGATGAAACAATGTTATACAATAAAAAAATTAATTCTTATGAAAATAATCAATATCCAGAATTTATAAAATATTTTTAAATTCTAATATTAAGATCGTTCTACTATAACAAATCGTTTCTAGTTATATTTCTTTATATTTTTAATATATTTTTCAATTTTTTATATCTGTAAAATTTTTTAAATTTTTTAGATAAAAATTTAATTATAAAATTTATTAAAAAATTTAAATAAATTTTTAAACGTATCTTACTAAATTTTATCTACAAGGAATTCTGTTTTATGAATAATAAAGTATTAATTTTTGATACAACATTAAGGGATGGTGAACAAGCATTACCTGCATGTTTAAATGTTAATGAAAAACTCCAAATAGCTATAGCATTAGAACGTTTAGGTATTGATATCATTGAAGCTGGATTTCCAATATCTTCTCCGGGAGATTTTAAATCAGTTCAAGTAATTTC
Above is a window of Buchnera aphidicola (Cinara confinis) DNA encoding:
- the leuD gene encoding 3-isopropylmalate dehydratase small subunit; protein product: MKKFIKHSGKIVPIAASNIDTDIIIPKQFLQKINKIGFGKYLFYNWRFLDLEGKIKNKKFILNNKIYKNSSILLTRKNFGCGSSREHAVWALMDYGFKVIIANSFSDIFYNNSLSNRLLLITLSEKIIDMLFAIINEKKNIIGHIDLLQKKIIIEKKIISFNMSKPQIRSVISGLDQIDETMLYNKKINSYENNQYPEFIKYF